A stretch of the Bacteroidota bacterium genome encodes the following:
- a CDS encoding tetratricopeptide repeat protein, with protein MKYILKYLLCCFFLFVLNVSYSQHAKIDSLKKAITLCEIDSVKAELYFELGRQFEYFKSKERIEYFMDAAKLAKRINYSSGILKMYPVLITNLYHRGMNDVAMSYAIEYIQFLEKYHYQEDLYEFYNTYANLLCRQKKYKVARYYYDKSYNFNKSQKDYKQCANIFNNISILLLNTAQYDSALIYNSLAAQIYKANNDYSAYANSILGFAEITMKKGDLQLALQKAMEAYRIYEDAKIDLGMANSSIVLGEINYQLKDYKQALINYKTALDYAEKLNFQTIKRDVYLGVSKTYSGLNQFENAYQNQLLYKVMDDSISAEMLEGKMLEMEVKYDISKKESQIKESEYQLELKSKQQNQLLLLVLAGFIVLVFLLFAYRQKRKSNKEISEQKRLVDEKQKEIIDSINYARRIQQSNMSSEKYIDKTLKRLMK; from the coding sequence ATGAAATACATCTTAAAATATCTTTTGTGTTGTTTCTTTCTATTTGTTTTAAATGTTAGCTACAGTCAGCATGCGAAAATCGATTCTTTAAAGAAAGCAATCACGTTATGTGAAATCGATTCAGTGAAAGCTGAGCTGTATTTCGAACTGGGCCGTCAATTCGAATATTTTAAATCAAAGGAGCGTATTGAATATTTTATGGATGCTGCGAAGCTCGCCAAGAGAATAAATTATTCTTCAGGTATTCTTAAAATGTATCCTGTTTTAATTACCAATTTATACCATCGCGGAATGAATGATGTTGCGATGAGTTACGCAATAGAATATATTCAGTTTTTGGAAAAGTATCATTATCAAGAGGATTTATATGAGTTTTATAATACCTATGCTAATTTGTTGTGTCGTCAAAAAAAATACAAGGTAGCCCGCTATTATTATGATAAATCATACAACTTTAATAAATCGCAAAAAGACTATAAACAATGTGCCAACATATTTAATAATATCAGTATTTTATTACTGAATACAGCACAATATGATAGTGCATTGATATATAATTCATTGGCTGCGCAGATTTATAAGGCAAATAATGATTATTCTGCCTATGCAAATTCAATTTTAGGTTTTGCTGAAATCACTATGAAAAAAGGTGATTTGCAATTAGCACTTCAAAAAGCGATGGAAGCGTATCGTATTTATGAAGATGCTAAAATTGATTTGGGAATGGCAAATTCGTCAATAGTTTTAGGTGAAATTAATTATCAGTTAAAAGACTATAAACAGGCATTGATAAACTATAAAACTGCATTAGATTATGCTGAGAAACTAAACTTTCAAACGATAAAACGTGATGTTTATCTAGGGGTTTCTAAAACATATAGTGGATTGAACCAATTTGAAAATGCTTATCAAAACCAATTGTTATACAAAGTGATGGATGATAGTATTTCCGCTGAAATGTTGGAAGGGAAAATGTTGGAAATGGAAGTGAAATACGATATCAGCAAAAAGGAAAGCCAGATAAAAGAATCGGAATATCAATTGGAATTGAAATCGAAACAACAAAATCAGCTGCTTTTGTTGGTTTTAGCCGGCTTTATTGTTTTGGTTTTTTTACTTTTTGCATATCGTCAAAAGCGAAAATCAAATAAAGAAATATCTGAACAAAAGCGATTGGTGGATGAAAAACAAAAAGAGATCATTGATAGTATCAATTATGCAAGAAGAATCCAGCAATCCAATATGTCTTCTGAAAAGTATATTGATAAAACCTTAAAAAGATTAATGAAATAA
- a CDS encoding tetratricopeptide repeat protein has product MNFKTLFSSFFFASVILFSSCGNEPVSNETPKTDSLKSKLPEALVKLNADIAANPDNPDFYHNRAKYYLNEQKYDKGFEDMKKVMILDSTKAPYFITLSDLYFLTNQTGNSKAALEKCLSLDNKNVDAMLKLAELYFYVKKHDKCFEYINMALKIDKYNTKGYFMKGMNYKELKDTAKAISSMQTAVEIDQTFYSAYMQLGILNAGQRNPIAIDYYKNALRIQPQSKDTWYDIGMFYQDAKNWDKAIEAYNVLLKIDPMHKNANYNLGGIYMVGKNDYKSSLTYFSKALSIDPAYVEAYYGRGVCYQTMGDKKNAATDFKACLSINPNFEEAANALKGLN; this is encoded by the coding sequence ATGAATTTTAAAACTCTTTTTTCTTCTTTCTTTTTTGCAAGTGTAATACTGTTTTCTTCTTGTGGAAATGAACCCGTTTCGAATGAAACTCCTAAAACAGATTCGTTAAAGTCTAAATTACCTGAAGCACTTGTTAAGTTGAATGCTGATATTGCAGCAAATCCTGATAATCCGGATTTCTATCATAACCGAGCAAAATATTACTTGAATGAACAGAAGTACGATAAGGGGTTTGAGGATATGAAAAAAGTAATGATTCTGGACAGTACAAAAGCGCCTTATTTTATTACACTTTCTGATTTATATTTCCTTACCAATCAAACAGGAAATTCTAAAGCTGCATTGGAAAAATGTCTTTCATTAGACAATAAAAATGTGGATGCCATGCTCAAGTTAGCAGAGCTCTATTTTTATGTCAAAAAACACGATAAATGTTTTGAATACATTAATATGGCTTTGAAAATTGACAAGTATAATACGAAAGGGTATTTTATGAAGGGGATGAATTATAAGGAGTTAAAGGATACCGCCAAAGCCATTTCAAGTATGCAAACAGCTGTAGAAATTGACCAAACATTCTATAGCGCATACATGCAATTAGGTATTTTAAATGCCGGACAGAGAAATCCGATTGCTATTGATTATTATAAGAATGCATTGCGCATTCAACCGCAAAGTAAAGATACATGGTATGATATCGGAATGTTTTATCAAGATGCTAAAAACTGGGATAAGGCCATCGAAGCATACAATGTATTATTGAAAATAGATCCGATGCATAAAAATGCGAATTACAATTTAGGCGGAATTTATATGGTTGGAAAAAATGATTATAAATCTTCTTTAACTTATTTTTCCAAAGCATTGTCGATCGATCCGGCCTATGTGGAAGCATATTATGGAAGAGGCGTTTGTTATCAAACGATGGGAGATAAAAAAAATGCAGCAACCGATTTCAAAGCTTGTCTTTCTATTAATCCTAATTTTGAAGAAGCTGCAAATGCTTTAAAAGGATTAAACTAG
- a CDS encoding immunoglobulin domain-containing protein, with the protein MRLKGIHIILLSVLSNVIIGQTSLPVSRTEAWTTTPLGWIDNGTGSYTSSQCTGVNSGQLNSTGDYFEVSFTGVPDQLIYTLKGQGYTSGTFTVQEFYGGSYQNIITYSNSTDMPGSCTVHTHTLNAGTSKVKFNFITKVTGNITLDEVSITAPACTPPSTPSSPTAASNPSCGATTLNTMTPSAGETWYWQGTNASGTSTTNPTSSTYPVSVSGTYHVRAQNNTTLCWSTVSASIAMTINASPTISSHPSNTTVSVGSNATFTVTAAGGGLTYQWQEDQGGGFVNLSDGGIYSGTGTSSLTLSGVTLAMDTWQYQCIVTGVCAPPTITSNVASLSIVTTSVGDYRSRANGNWGTNTTWEKWNGSAWVACTAGDFPDAGTSNVEIRTHTIDLDGSGTPPFDCKNLVVQTGGILWTNHFTGANAYVQIYGNITCNGTIGTVTGDDICFDLAGGITCTISGSGSFYATRIRKDDAINNSSNTTLTIDMNIFLFWSTGSATILFNDGSSDAMFDVIVNAGKTLRGITAGAVSNNISIDGVAGVDATACGGSFTVYGTIDIDGTIYITTNNVNLSRPVSLTIKNGGIVKCAYITTSASGVATAILTIESGGKLTLSGADASSNAFSSFSTTNNIYNLNVGSAVEYSGTAAQNVESQLTYSNILFNGGGMKTLNGATTINGLATFTNGLVASTATNILNMSSSSSTTGANNTSFVTGPVAKNGATDFIFPVGKDAAYRPISVTSLSGSETFTAEYFHADPDLAPYDVTLKDATLDDIGRCEYWILNRLGSIDANVTLSWDTYSCGVTSLPDLAIARWDGSMWKDHGNGGTTGTTTNGTIITSGAVTSFSPFTLASRLAGVNPLPIELLNFTAAFNSKNNVEIKWVTSSETNNDYFTIERSADGFSFEEIDVIDGAGNSTVTINYSTIDYAPLSGVSYYRLKQADFDGAVTYSQIISVEKSSSDFDLVYTFASESELTLFFNCESTCIVSFDLFDLMGKKVVSKTNVSIAENSKISIPTDNLSKGIYLIKASDGKKLVSKKIKL; encoded by the coding sequence ATGAGATTAAAAGGGATACATATCATTTTATTAAGTGTTTTGTCAAATGTAATTATTGGCCAAACGTCATTACCAGTATCCAGAACAGAGGCATGGACAACAACTCCTTTAGGTTGGATTGACAATGGAACTGGAAGTTATACTTCATCTCAATGCACAGGAGTGAATTCCGGACAATTGAATTCAACTGGAGATTACTTTGAAGTATCTTTTACTGGTGTACCCGATCAATTAATATACACGCTTAAAGGACAAGGTTATACTTCCGGAACATTTACGGTTCAAGAATTTTATGGTGGAAGTTATCAGAATATTATTACCTATTCAAATAGTACAGACATGCCCGGTTCTTGTACTGTTCATACGCATACATTAAATGCTGGCACCTCAAAAGTAAAATTCAACTTTATAACAAAAGTAACTGGAAACATTACACTTGATGAAGTATCCATAACAGCTCCTGCCTGCACACCACCTTCTACTCCATCATCGCCCACTGCTGCTTCAAATCCATCTTGCGGAGCAACTACTTTAAATACAATGACTCCTTCAGCTGGAGAAACTTGGTACTGGCAAGGAACAAATGCTTCAGGAACAAGCACTACCAACCCTACTTCATCCACTTATCCTGTAAGTGTTTCAGGAACCTATCATGTAAGAGCACAGAACAATACTACTTTATGCTGGTCAACTGTGAGTGCAAGTATTGCCATGACAATAAATGCATCGCCTACTATCTCGAGCCACCCGAGCAATACAACGGTTTCTGTTGGTAGCAATGCTACTTTCACAGTAACTGCAGCTGGAGGTGGCTTGACCTATCAATGGCAGGAAGATCAAGGTGGAGGCTTTGTTAATCTCTCGGATGGTGGTATTTATAGCGGCACAGGAACAAGCAGCTTGACATTATCCGGTGTTACTTTGGCGATGGATACCTGGCAATACCAATGCATTGTAACAGGTGTATGCGCTCCTCCAACGATTACTTCAAATGTGGCTTCGCTTAGCATCGTAACCACAAGTGTAGGAGATTATCGCAGCAGAGCAAACGGGAACTGGGGAACAAACACCACCTGGGAAAAATGGAATGGTTCCGCTTGGGTAGCTTGCACAGCAGGAGATTTTCCAGATGCAGGAACATCCAATGTAGAAATAAGAACACATACAATCGATTTAGACGGAAGCGGTACACCTCCGTTTGATTGTAAAAATTTAGTAGTTCAAACCGGAGGAATTTTATGGACTAATCATTTTACGGGTGCAAATGCTTATGTGCAGATATACGGCAACATCACTTGCAACGGAACAATAGGCACGGTGACTGGTGATGATATCTGCTTCGACCTAGCTGGAGGAATTACGTGTACAATTTCTGGAAGTGGTTCATTTTACGCGACACGAATCAGAAAAGATGATGCAATAAACAATTCCTCCAATACCACATTAACCATCGATATGAACATCTTTTTGTTTTGGAGCACAGGGTCAGCAACGATATTATTCAATGATGGGTCGAGTGATGCGATGTTTGATGTAATTGTGAATGCAGGAAAAACATTAAGAGGAATTACTGCCGGTGCGGTATCAAACAACATTTCAATAGATGGTGTGGCTGGTGTTGATGCAACAGCATGTGGTGGATCATTTACAGTATACGGAACTATCGATATTGACGGGACAATATATATCACTACTAATAATGTTAATTTATCTCGTCCTGTCTCCTTAACTATTAAAAATGGGGGTATTGTAAAATGTGCTTACATCACAACAAGTGCGTCTGGTGTTGCAACAGCAATATTGACTATTGAAAGTGGTGGAAAGCTTACTTTATCAGGAGCGGATGCATCTTCCAACGCCTTTTCATCTTTTAGTACGACCAACAACATTTACAACTTAAACGTTGGCTCAGCAGTAGAGTATTCCGGAACAGCTGCTCAAAATGTGGAGAGTCAACTCACCTACTCCAATATTCTTTTTAATGGCGGTGGCATGAAAACACTCAATGGAGCCACTACTATTAATGGATTAGCAACATTCACAAATGGATTGGTAGCCTCCACAGCAACAAATATTCTAAATATGAGTTCAAGCTCCTCAACCACTGGAGCAAACAACACAAGCTTTGTTACAGGTCCGGTTGCAAAAAATGGAGCCACTGATTTTATTTTTCCTGTAGGAAAAGATGCAGCCTATCGTCCAATTTCGGTAACATCTTTAAGCGGCTCTGAAACATTTACTGCAGAATATTTTCATGCGGATCCGGATTTAGCTCCCTATGATGTCACATTAAAAGATGCCACCTTAGATGATATTGGGAGATGTGAATATTGGATTTTAAATAGATTGGGAAGTATTGATGCAAATGTAACCTTAAGCTGGGATACATATAGTTGTGGTGTAACCTCCTTGCCAGATTTAGCAATTGCAAGATGGGATGGTTCCATGTGGAAAGACCATGGAAATGGAGGCACTACAGGAACAACCACAAATGGTACAATCATCACAAGTGGAGCAGTTACTTCCTTTAGTCCGTTTACCCTTGCCTCTAGATTAGCCGGAGTTAACCCTCTACCAATTGAATTGTTAAACTTTACTGCAGCATTTAATTCTAAAAACAACGTGGAAATTAAATGGGTGACATCCTCAGAAACCAACAACGATTATTTTACCATTGAACGATCGGCAGATGGATTTTCTTTTGAGGAAATCGATGTAATTGACGGAGCTGGAAATAGTACCGTAACAATTAACTATTCAACGATTGATTACGCTCCACTTTCCGGTGTTTCCTATTATCGGTTGAAGCAGGCAGATTTTGACGGAGCTGTAACCTATAGTCAAATTATTTCAGTAGAAAAAAGCAGTTCTGATTTTGATTTAGTTTACACATTTGCATCTGAAAGCGAGTTAACACTGTTTTTTAATTGCGAATCTACGTGCATCGTCTCATTCGACTTGTTTGATTTAATGGGAAAAAAGGTTGTATCAAAAACGAATGTGTCTATAGCTGAAAATTCAAAAATTTCAATCCCAACAGACAACCTTTCGAAAGGAATTTATTTAATCAAAGCCAGTGACGGAAAAAAATTGGTAAGTAAAAAAATAAAACTATAA
- the bcp gene encoding thioredoxin-dependent thiol peroxidase produces MKNHTTRLKAGDKAPTFSGKDQNGKKVSLKDFAGKKLVLYFYPKDNTPTCTVEACNLRDNFAQLKKKGYSVLGVSADEEKKHLKFVEKFDLPFQLLADVNMEAIKAYDIWGKKQFMGKVFDGINRTTFIIDEKGKIEKVITDVKSKNHTEQILGD; encoded by the coding sequence ATGAAAAATCACACAACAAGGCTGAAAGCAGGGGACAAGGCTCCTACTTTTAGTGGAAAAGATCAGAACGGAAAAAAAGTTTCTTTGAAAGACTTTGCAGGAAAAAAATTGGTGTTGTACTTCTATCCGAAAGACAATACACCTACTTGTACTGTTGAAGCGTGTAATTTGAGAGATAATTTTGCGCAATTAAAAAAGAAAGGATATTCTGTTTTAGGAGTCAGTGCCGATGAAGAGAAAAAACATTTAAAGTTCGTTGAGAAATTTGATTTGCCTTTCCAATTGTTGGCTGATGTGAATATGGAAGCAATAAAAGCTTACGATATTTGGGGGAAGAAACAGTTTATGGGAAAAGTTTTTGACGGAATTAATCGCACTACCTTTATAATAGATGAAAAAGGCAAAATTGAAAAAGTAATAACTGATGTGAAAAGTAAAAATCACACGGAGCAAATCTTAGGTGACTAA
- a CDS encoding tetratricopeptide repeat protein: MNSLFLRYEYDDDLKAQEYLINALDLSKKSGYKKGEAMTYAYKGFFAEDKGNYPEALKYYFESLRIREKIKDKPGAADAYFYVGNVYYAQENYEEALKKFSSSLKIYEQLGVKKSIAIAHNNIGGIYFHQKKYNEALHQYALALEMRIKLQDERGVAESNLSIGNVYSEQGDYSMALTKYLVAKEIMEKIGIKYLLAGVYSNIGIVHTRQKNYKEAAIFLKKAEQLSLEIGFKECLSNTYDGLSELDSATGNYKGAFENHKLHILYSDSLDNEETRKKTIQNQMNYDFEKKEAIAVAEHQKELENQELIAEEKSRKQKIVLVLVSCF, encoded by the coding sequence ATGAATTCGCTTTTTCTAAGGTATGAATATGATGATGATTTGAAAGCTCAAGAATACTTGATCAACGCTTTAGATTTGTCAAAAAAGTCAGGTTATAAAAAAGGTGAGGCGATGACTTACGCGTATAAAGGCTTTTTTGCAGAAGACAAAGGGAATTATCCTGAAGCACTTAAGTATTATTTTGAATCTTTAAGAATTAGGGAAAAGATAAAGGATAAGCCTGGAGCAGCAGATGCTTATTTTTATGTTGGGAATGTTTATTATGCTCAGGAAAACTATGAAGAGGCTTTAAAGAAGTTTTCTTCCTCACTAAAAATTTATGAGCAGCTGGGAGTAAAGAAAAGTATTGCGATTGCACATAACAATATTGGAGGGATTTATTTTCATCAAAAAAAGTATAATGAAGCATTGCACCAATATGCGTTGGCGTTAGAAATGAGAATAAAACTGCAGGATGAGAGAGGGGTTGCTGAATCGAATCTGAGTATTGGAAATGTGTATTCGGAGCAAGGTGATTATTCTATGGCACTTACAAAATATTTGGTGGCCAAAGAAATTATGGAAAAAATTGGAATTAAGTATTTGCTAGCAGGTGTTTATTCCAATATCGGAATCGTGCATACGCGTCAGAAGAACTACAAAGAAGCTGCAATTTTTCTTAAAAAAGCCGAGCAATTATCGCTTGAGATTGGGTTTAAAGAGTGTCTAAGTAATACGTATGATGGTCTTTCAGAATTAGACAGTGCTACCGGAAATTATAAAGGAGCCTTTGAAAATCATAAATTACATATTCTATATAGCGATAGCTTAGATAATGAAGAAACGCGCAAAAAAACTATTCAGAATCAAATGAATTATGATTTTGAAAAGAAAGAAGCCATCGCTGTCGCTGAACATCAAAAGGAATTAGAAAATCAAGAGTTGATTGCAGAAGAAAAAAGTCGTAAACAAAAAATTGTATTAGTGCTTGTTTCCTGTTTTTGA
- the nth gene encoding endonuclease III has translation MTKKERFEKVIDYFSKNHPIAETELNYDNPYQLLVAVILSAQCTDKRVNIVTPALFNAFPVPEVMAVASSDEVFEYIKSISYPNNKAKHLVGMAKMLVTEFKGVVPSEINELIKMPGVGRKTANVIASVVYDKPAMAVDTHVFRVSNRLGLTTNSKTPLETEKQLIKYIPENKVAVAHHWLILHGRYVCIARNPKCMECEIKMYCKYFEALSKKIAR, from the coding sequence ATGACTAAAAAGGAACGTTTCGAAAAGGTAATCGATTACTTCAGTAAAAATCATCCGATTGCTGAAACAGAATTGAACTATGATAACCCCTACCAATTATTGGTGGCGGTTATCTTGTCTGCTCAATGCACCGATAAGCGAGTAAATATAGTTACGCCAGCATTATTTAATGCTTTTCCTGTCCCCGAAGTGATGGCTGTAGCAAGCAGTGATGAAGTGTTTGAATACATTAAAAGCATCAGTTATCCGAATAATAAAGCCAAGCATTTGGTAGGAATGGCTAAAATGCTAGTAACTGAATTTAAAGGTGTGGTTCCTTCGGAAATAAATGAATTGATAAAAATGCCAGGGGTAGGGCGTAAAACCGCCAATGTTATTGCTTCTGTGGTGTATGATAAACCTGCTATGGCAGTTGATACACATGTATTTAGAGTTTCCAACCGTTTGGGTTTAACTACGAATTCAAAAACCCCTTTAGAAACGGAAAAACAACTGATAAAATACATTCCCGAAAATAAAGTAGCAGTTGCTCATCATTGGTTAATCTTGCATGGTCGCTATGTTTGTATAGCCCGAAATCCGAAATGTATGGAGTGTGAAATCAAGATGTATTGCAAATATTTCGAAGCCCTTTCGAAAAAAATAGCCAGATAA
- the guaA gene encoding glutamine-hydrolyzing GMP synthase, protein MQETILILDFGSQYTQLIARRVRELNVYCEIHPYNKIPDISKDIKGVILSGSPFSVRAKDAPNPSLDAFKAKLPLLGVCYGAQLMAHKFGGEVQASEHREYGRANLSFVKADNLLFKGVSDNSQVWMSHADTITKIPDNYEIISSTKDVKFAGYQVKGEQTFGIQFHPEVYHSTEGALLLKNFVVDICGCKQNWTPDSFVETTVAELKQKIGNDKVVLGLSGGVDSSVAAVLLHKAIGKNLYCIFVDNGLLRKNEFEHVLESYKHMGLNVVGVNAKDRFYAELSGVSDPEKKRKAIGKVFIDVFDDESKRIEDVKWLAQGTIYPDVIESISVKGPSATIKSHHNVGGLPDYMKLQVVEPLKTLFKDEVRRVGKTLNIDDAILNRHPFPGPGLAIRILGDITPEKVRILQEVDAIFIDNLKSSGLYKEVWQAGAIFLPVQSVGVMGDERTYENAVALRAVTSTDGMTADWCHLPYEFLGKVSNEIINKVKGINRVVYDISSKPPATIEWE, encoded by the coding sequence ATGCAAGAAACGATATTAATTTTAGACTTTGGTTCCCAGTATACACAGCTTATCGCCCGCAGAGTGCGCGAATTAAACGTGTATTGCGAAATTCATCCCTACAATAAAATTCCAGATATTTCAAAAGATATAAAAGGTGTTATCCTTTCGGGAAGCCCTTTCTCTGTTCGTGCCAAAGACGCACCCAATCCTTCTTTGGATGCTTTTAAGGCAAAACTGCCTTTGTTGGGTGTTTGTTATGGAGCACAATTAATGGCTCATAAATTTGGTGGAGAGGTACAAGCTTCTGAACATCGTGAATATGGTCGCGCTAATCTTTCTTTTGTAAAAGCGGATAATCTTTTGTTTAAAGGAGTTAGTGATAATTCCCAAGTATGGATGAGTCATGCAGATACCATTACCAAAATTCCTGATAATTACGAAATTATTTCTAGTACAAAGGATGTGAAGTTTGCAGGCTATCAAGTGAAAGGTGAACAAACATTTGGTATTCAGTTTCATCCGGAGGTATATCATTCAACCGAAGGTGCTCTTTTATTGAAAAATTTTGTAGTTGATATTTGCGGTTGTAAGCAAAACTGGACACCTGATTCTTTTGTAGAAACAACAGTTGCAGAGTTAAAACAAAAAATAGGAAACGATAAAGTCGTATTAGGTTTAAGTGGCGGAGTAGATTCGAGTGTTGCTGCTGTGTTGCTTCATAAAGCAATCGGAAAAAATTTGTATTGCATTTTTGTGGATAATGGTCTGCTTCGCAAAAATGAATTTGAACATGTGCTGGAGTCATACAAACACATGGGCCTAAATGTGGTTGGAGTAAATGCAAAAGATCGCTTTTATGCTGAATTATCAGGTGTTTCTGATCCTGAAAAAAAACGGAAGGCAATCGGTAAAGTATTTATTGATGTTTTTGATGATGAGTCCAAACGCATTGAAGATGTTAAATGGTTGGCGCAAGGCACCATTTATCCGGATGTGATTGAATCAATTTCGGTTAAAGGACCATCAGCAACCATCAAATCACATCACAATGTAGGCGGATTGCCTGACTATATGAAATTGCAGGTGGTTGAGCCACTAAAAACCTTATTTAAAGACGAAGTGAGAAGAGTGGGGAAGACATTAAATATTGATGATGCAATTCTAAATCGTCACCCGTTCCCTGGTCCGGGGCTTGCCATTCGTATTCTTGGAGACATTACTCCAGAAAAGGTACGGATTTTGCAAGAAGTAGATGCCATCTTTATTGATAACTTGAAATCATCCGGTTTATACAAAGAAGTTTGGCAAGCTGGTGCTATATTTTTGCCAGTTCAATCAGTTGGCGTTATGGGCGATGAACGTACATATGAAAATGCTGTGGCATTAAGAGCAGTTACAAGCACCGATGGAATGACCGCTGATTGGTGTCATTTGCCATACGAGTTTTTAGGGAAAGTATCGAATGAAATTATTAATAAAGTAAAAGGAATTAATCGTGTAGTATACGATATTAGTTCAAAACCACCAGCAACCATCGAGTGGGAGTAA